From a single Stomoxys calcitrans chromosome 4, idStoCalc2.1, whole genome shotgun sequence genomic region:
- the LOC106089003 gene encoding small ribosomal subunit protein uS14m, giving the protein MNSLTKVGSFVNQSLQFAGCGFQQVRNKWADWKMIRDVKRRKCVKENAKDRLRVNAMRKNDILPPELREVADTEIAAFPRDSCLVRVRERCALTSRSRGVVHNYRLSRIVWRHLADYNKLSGVQRAMW; this is encoded by the exons atgaattcCTTAACCAAAGTAGGAAGTTTCGTGAATCAATCTCTGCAATTTGCTGGTTGTGGG TTCCAGCAAGTTCGCAACAAATGGGCCGATTGGAAAATGATACGTGATGTTAAACGCCGCAAATGTGTTAAGGAAAATGCTAAGGATCGTTTAAGAGTAAATGCCATGAGAAAGAACGATATACTTCCACCCGAGTTGAGAGAAGTAGCGGACACTGAAATTGCTGCCTTTCCCAGAGATTCCTGTTTAGTGCGTGTACGTGAACGCTGTGCGTTGACATCCCGGTCTCGAGGCGTTGTGCATAACTATAGGCTTAGCCGTATTGTCTGGCGCCATTTGGCCGATTATAACAAACTATCGGGAGTGCAAAGAGCCATGTGGTAA